In the genome of Sphaeramia orbicularis chromosome 13, fSphaOr1.1, whole genome shotgun sequence, one region contains:
- the trim59 gene encoding tripartite motif-containing protein 59 has protein sequence MDNLEEDLTCSVCYSLFSDPRVLPCSHTFCKTCLDNLLHVSTNYSIWRPLRLPLKCPNCRSVVELPPTGIDALPSNVSLRAIIEKYQRDSEPRHPSCQEHPRQPLNMYCIQDRQLICGLCLTVGEHQGHPIDDLQAAYIREKPTPALLLARLSEHRWAQVCELGEQLEQDKARCEALLRQDKQDVAQFFQTLEAVLARKRQAYLDALDKAGAEVVQAYNPLIDRVKELQEEQLDLVSLGSSVEEEDSPLVFLEKVHQLRERVEEFIQAPLPSVINLSVSPRAAEYLQQNWPVVTIRSLEDAPVPKVSCCSRCSGQDPEVRFGSERHRCDSGVQELWSEARPVSSAAAVVGGLLLLLLTALWVNPVGGATLGFSLLSHLSQLVHGLSSEMMSCVWEAADSGYTTMQAAMETWSSHLSSVGEKVLQQLDALFQTLKPH, from the exons ATGGACAACCTCGAGGAGGACCTGACGTGCTCGGTGTGCTACTCTCTGTTCTCTGACCCGCGAGTCCTGCCGTGCTCACACACCTTCTGTAAGACCTGTCTGGACAACTTGCTCCATGTGTCCACCAACTATTCCATCTGGCGCCCACTCCGCCTGCCACTCAAATGCCCCAACTGTCGCAGTGTGGTGGAGCTGCCCCCAACGGGCATAGACGCTCTGCCCAGCAACGTATCTCTGCGAGCCATCATCGAGAAA TACCAGAGGGACAGTGAACCACGACACCCCTCCTGTCAGGAGCATCCCAGACAGCCTCTGAACATGTACTGCATCCAGGACCGGCAGCTGATCTGTGGGTTATGTTTGACAGTGGGAGAGCACCAGGGCCACCCCATAGATGACCTGCAGGCAGCTTACATCAGAGAAAAGCCAACCCCAGCACTACTGCTGGCCAGACTGTCTGAACACCGATGGGCACAA GTGTGTGAGCTCGGGGAGCAGCTGGAACAGGACAAAGCCCGCTGTGAGGCCCTGCTGAGGCAGGACAAACAGGACGTCGCTCAGTTTTTTCAGACCCTGGAGGCGGTGCTGGCGAGGAAAAGACAGGCCTACCTGGATGCCCTGGACAAGGCCGGTGCGGAGGTGGTACAAGCCTACAACCCCCTGATCGACAGGGTCAAGGAGCTGCAG gaggagcagctggacctggtgtcgtTGGGTTCATCGGTGGAGGAGGAGGACTCGCCGCTGGTTTTCCTGGAGAAGGTGCATCAGCTCAGAGAGCGGGTGGAGGAGTTTATCCAAGCCCCTCTGCCCTCGGTGATAAACCTGTCGGTGAGTCCGCGGGCGGCCGAGTACCTGCAGCAGAACTGGCCTGTGGTCACCATCCGCAGCCTGGAGGACGCGCCGGTGCCTAAGGTGTCCTGCTGTTCCAGATGTAGCGGTCAAGACCCTGAGGTCCGGTTTGGATCTGAACGGCATCGGTGTGACAGTGGGGTCCAGGAACTGTGGTCTGAGGCTCGGCCCGTGTCCTCGGCAGCGGCAGTGGTGGGGGGGCTTCTGCTGTTGCTGCTGACCGCTCTGTGGGTCAACCCGGTCGGAGGAGCCACACTGGGCTTCTCTCTGCTCTCTCACCTGAGTCAGTTGGTCCATGGGCTGAGCAGCGAAATGATGAGCTGTGTCTGGGAGGCAGCGGACTCGGGCTACACCACCATGCAGGCAGCCATGGAAACATGGAGCTCTCATCTTTCCTCTGTGGGGGAAAAGGTTCTACAACAGCTGGATGCCTTATTTCAAACGCTCAAACCCCACTGA